From a region of the Paenibacillus sp. FSL R10-2734 genome:
- a CDS encoding TetR/AcrR family transcriptional regulator encodes MCPRTKEQNELIRIQRREQILDVAARSYFRTGGSFDIRDVAREAELGYGTVYHYYPNRHLLIEDVLCSGFERCEQVIAEWANISGSNPDDRQVLTYCKALLRLWQSDARAYLVYKMAAEHYAGLPEKDRYHAKRRFMERLYIPLQSIAQCEDDSVDHMLAVLVGCCGLYYYAGNSDLDVDRIARLAMQAITKES; translated from the coding sequence ATGTGCCCCCGTACCAAAGAACAAAATGAGCTCATACGCATACAGCGCAGAGAACAGATCCTGGACGTCGCCGCGCGCTCCTACTTTCGCACGGGCGGAAGCTTTGATATTCGTGACGTTGCCCGCGAGGCAGAGCTTGGTTACGGCACAGTATACCATTATTACCCCAACCGGCATTTATTAATAGAAGATGTGTTGTGCAGCGGCTTTGAGAGATGCGAGCAAGTTATCGCAGAATGGGCGAACATCAGCGGCAGCAACCCGGATGACAGGCAGGTGTTGACCTATTGCAAAGCGCTGCTCCGGTTGTGGCAATCGGACGCCCGCGCATATCTTGTCTACAAAATGGCGGCGGAACATTATGCAGGTTTGCCTGAGAAGGATCGATACCACGCCAAGAGACGGTTTATGGAACGGCTCTACATTCCACTACAATCGATCGCCCAGTGCGAAGATGACAGCGTCGACCATATGCTTGCTGTGCTAGTCGGCTGCTGTGGACTGTACTATTATGCAGGCAATTCCGACCTGGACGTCGATCGAATCGCTCGACTCGCTATGCAAGCTATTACGAAGGAGTCCTGA
- the map gene encoding type I methionyl aminopeptidase: MVILKSKYEIEAIRKACQVVAECHRTIAPLIKPGITTNEIERIFEDIMLKHGAKPYQKGYNGYQYATCASANDVIAHGFPSNKPLEEGDIVTIDTVAELDGWLGDSAWSYAVGQISPTAETLMRVTKECLDLGIEQAQPGNRLGDVTSAIQRHAESHGFGVVRDLLAHGIGRDLHEEPTYMHVGKPGKGLRIKEGMVFTIEPMITEGTYFMTIDPDGWTARTMDNKLAAQYEHTIAITAEGPQILTAQ; encoded by the coding sequence ATGGTCATTTTAAAAAGCAAGTATGAAATTGAGGCTATCCGCAAGGCATGCCAAGTCGTGGCTGAATGCCATCGTACAATCGCCCCGCTTATCAAACCGGGCATTACCACCAATGAGATTGAGCGCATATTCGAGGACATTATGTTGAAGCACGGCGCAAAGCCATACCAGAAAGGCTATAATGGCTATCAATATGCGACCTGTGCCTCTGCCAACGATGTGATCGCGCATGGCTTCCCTAGCAATAAGCCACTTGAGGAAGGCGATATCGTGACGATCGACACGGTCGCTGAGCTCGATGGCTGGCTCGGCGATTCGGCCTGGAGTTATGCGGTCGGGCAGATCTCGCCGACGGCCGAGACGTTGATGCGTGTCACGAAGGAATGTCTTGACCTGGGCATCGAGCAAGCACAGCCCGGCAATCGACTCGGCGACGTGACGAGCGCGATTCAGCGGCATGCGGAATCACACGGTTTCGGCGTCGTGCGCGACCTTCTCGCCCATGGTATCGGCCGCGACCTGCACGAAGAGCCGACTTATATGCATGTCGGCAAGCCTGGAAAAGGCCTCCGTATCAAGGAAGGTATGGTGTTCACGATTGAGCCCATGATCACCGAAGGCACCTACTTCATGACAATCGATCCGGACGGCTGGACCGCACGGACGATGGACAACAAGCTCGCCGCCCAATACGAGCATACGATCGCCATCACGGCTGAAGGTCCACAAATTTTGACCGCGCAATAG